One segment of Paenibacillus sp. FSL R7-0337 DNA contains the following:
- a CDS encoding SGNH/GDSL hydrolase family protein, which translates to MSNIENSPAGVLSQPEFTSATVLSTTANYIMNAPEPFTHTYRTYIRLRENGKLTLKFWHSNAVDSTWDLGADAVASEPGGKWSIEAAYVADGGAAPDGSIVPGSQVPITFGGERSRCVEPGEQFWSDEALLELPEGHMLAFTWTLNTAGAGKSFPFNVEGMLVSGYDAPGNLAAQESVDAFSESDKLQVLPSFLSYKKGVTKKLVFLGDSITQGVRTAKDQYTHWTARIAEGLGTEYGVWNIGSGWGRAYDVATDGPWLHKAQQGDEVLIVLGVNDLDIGQRSAEELLEDLAYIISRIKEAQPEAAVILSTVPPFNFEGGRETYWRKVNDCIRTSPPAGVDRVFDMAAVLSVAAPADHRIKPEYMSDEFDPHPNGAAGKAVAEAFLAWYRG; encoded by the coding sequence ATGAGCAATATTGAGAACAGTCCAGCCGGAGTGTTGAGCCAGCCGGAGTTCACCTCGGCCACCGTGCTGTCTACAACCGCCAATTATATTATGAACGCACCGGAGCCGTTCACCCATACGTACCGCACCTATATCCGGCTGCGGGAGAACGGCAAGCTGACGCTGAAGTTCTGGCACAGCAACGCGGTGGATTCCACCTGGGATCTGGGCGCGGACGCCGTAGCCAGTGAACCGGGCGGCAAGTGGAGCATCGAAGCGGCATATGTCGCCGATGGCGGAGCCGCGCCGGACGGCAGCATTGTGCCGGGCTCACAGGTGCCGATTACCTTCGGCGGCGAACGGTCGCGGTGTGTGGAGCCAGGCGAGCAGTTCTGGAGCGACGAAGCGCTTCTGGAGCTGCCGGAGGGGCACATGTTGGCCTTCACTTGGACCTTGAACACGGCTGGTGCAGGAAAGTCATTCCCCTTCAATGTGGAGGGAATGCTGGTCTCCGGCTACGATGCACCGGGCAATTTGGCCGCTCAGGAATCTGTGGATGCGTTCAGTGAATCGGACAAGCTGCAGGTCCTCCCAAGCTTCCTAAGCTACAAGAAGGGCGTAACGAAGAAGCTGGTATTCCTGGGTGACTCTATCACGCAGGGGGTACGGACGGCCAAGGATCAATACACACACTGGACGGCAAGAATTGCGGAGGGGCTGGGCACAGAGTATGGAGTGTGGAATATCGGCTCCGGTTGGGGCCGGGCTTATGATGTAGCCACGGACGGGCCTTGGCTGCATAAGGCGCAGCAGGGCGATGAGGTGCTGATCGTGCTGGGTGTGAATGATCTTGATATCGGCCAGCGCTCGGCAGAGGAATTGCTGGAGGACCTGGCGTACATTATCTCCCGGATCAAGGAAGCTCAGCCGGAGGCGGCGGTTATTCTCAGCACAGTGCCACCTTTTAATTTCGAGGGGGGGCGGGAAACCTATTGGCGCAAAGTCAATGATTGCATTCGTACGAGCCCTCCGGCCGGAGTGGACCGCGTATTCGACATGGCCGCCGTGCTCTCTGTTGCGGCCCCCGCTGACCATAGAATTAAGCCGGAATACATGAGCGACGAGTTCGACCCGCATCCGAACGGTGCGGCGGGCAAGGCAGTGGCGGAGGCTTTTTTGGCGTGGTACAGAGGTTAG
- a CDS encoding IS110 family transposase: MDAVRMCCAGLDVHQETVVACVLKGPIEQKPQCHLKTFGTTTKELLGLQDWLSEHGCREVVMESTGVLWKPVWNILEGSCDLVLANAQRVKNTPGRKSDMQDARWLAQLHRCGLIEGSMVPEQDIRDLRDLTRYRSKMVQAVTAEKNRIHKILQDANIKLTTFMSDLYGVSGRGLLQKIMDGEVIDEGTVKNLVKTRLKKKVPQLLDALNGKLRRHHREMIRDHWDHLVYLEKRITELEARIEAKAEPYLEKIEQIDSIPGIERTSAVTIFAEVGPHVAEMFPSDAQFASWAGVCPGNNESAGKRRKSKTMQGNKHLKGALCQAAWANSRSSNRIGQFFRRIRKRRGDKKANVATAHLLIRILHALMREKRSYQEIDVSLGDETSKKNTLDRYVKYIQQLGYSVQLNPIP; this comes from the coding sequence ATGGATGCTGTACGTATGTGTTGCGCCGGTCTGGACGTGCACCAGGAAACCGTTGTGGCCTGCGTGTTGAAAGGACCGATCGAACAGAAACCACAATGTCACCTGAAAACCTTTGGGACGACAACCAAAGAATTGCTAGGCCTGCAAGATTGGCTGAGTGAACACGGCTGCCGGGAGGTGGTGATGGAGAGCACGGGCGTGTTATGGAAACCGGTATGGAACATCTTAGAGGGCAGTTGTGATCTGGTCTTGGCCAACGCCCAGCGGGTAAAGAATACGCCGGGTCGAAAAAGTGACATGCAAGATGCGCGCTGGTTAGCGCAATTGCACCGTTGCGGGCTCATTGAAGGCAGTATGGTGCCCGAACAGGACATCCGGGATTTGCGAGACTTGACCCGTTACCGGAGTAAGATGGTGCAGGCGGTGACGGCGGAGAAAAACCGCATTCACAAAATCCTGCAGGATGCCAACATCAAGCTAACCACCTTTATGTCCGATCTATATGGGGTTTCAGGGCGGGGCCTGCTCCAGAAGATCATGGACGGCGAGGTCATCGACGAAGGGACCGTTAAGAACCTGGTCAAAACCCGTTTAAAAAAGAAAGTTCCGCAGTTGCTAGACGCGCTCAATGGCAAGTTGCGCCGTCATCACCGCGAGATGATTCGAGACCACTGGGACCACTTGGTCTATTTGGAGAAAAGGATCACGGAACTGGAAGCTCGAATCGAGGCGAAGGCAGAACCGTACCTGGAGAAGATTGAACAAATTGACTCCATTCCAGGAATTGAGCGGACGTCTGCCGTGACCATCTTTGCCGAAGTGGGGCCGCATGTCGCGGAAATGTTCCCGAGTGATGCGCAGTTTGCTTCATGGGCGGGGGTGTGTCCAGGGAACAACGAAAGCGCTGGAAAGCGAAGAAAGTCAAAAACGATGCAAGGGAACAAGCATCTGAAAGGGGCCTTGTGTCAGGCGGCTTGGGCAAACTCTCGCTCCTCGAACCGGATCGGACAATTCTTTCGACGAATTCGAAAGAGACGAGGCGATAAAAAAGCAAACGTCGCCACCGCGCATTTGCTGATTCGAATCCTCCATGCCCTGATGCGGGAGAAGAGGTCATACCAAGAAATAGACGTCTCACTAGGCGATGAGACGTCCAAGAAAAACACGTTAGATAGGTACGTGAAATATATCCAGCAGTTAGGATATAGTGTTCAATTGAATCCTATCCCATAG
- a CDS encoding helix-turn-helix domain-containing protein, translated as MKALIVDDEARVRKAVRLLVDWDAHQIEEILEAGNGNEAIGLIRQEKPALVIMDMMMESGSGLELMTWVDEFAGSTKFIVVSGHNDFDFVRQTVRHGGIDYILKPIEPDMINSAVSKAVTAWRAEEAERSHRQHQSLRLNEIKPIFGEKLLSALIDDRVNAEASLRRLIHDGIIPPDSKISRLLLVQTDSGNNPLLRRFGGDSELLYYAIVNICNEFLQQGTGIAFRYWGGPPEIAILLWEPHESVTSLISRMNQGIFLTLQFRMHFGISTPGAFPAHLPAGRAEAAEALLRRNLLRHEDYCHFAGSESSRDAGALSGGVTGTGTDAGPGAMLGGKQRDKRENAVPLSFADVQEDWRMAVISGTPEALSAAAQHWTQELSRRGVVTPQMLNDWKADALLMRSRLVREALGSQAANVLAELEQGDQQYPSPQPSGYSFSLFAWRDWSLAFMQQLSRALTDRQQKERNPMTEIVKYIEQNYPSDLSLQEVAGKFQVSREYVSRRFKQEYGINFSDYIVSVRIEKAKLLMQNPGLKLAQISEMVGFHDVKYFSKVFKKHTGHSPKDYRDQAEH; from the coding sequence ATGAAGGCACTGATTGTAGATGACGAAGCAAGAGTCCGGAAGGCAGTCCGCCTGCTGGTGGACTGGGATGCTCATCAGATTGAAGAAATTCTGGAGGCCGGGAACGGCAATGAGGCCATCGGTCTAATCCGCCAGGAGAAGCCTGCGCTGGTCATTATGGATATGATGATGGAGTCCGGGAGCGGCCTGGAGCTGATGACCTGGGTGGATGAATTCGCAGGCAGTACCAAGTTCATTGTGGTCAGCGGGCATAATGACTTTGACTTCGTCCGCCAGACCGTCCGCCATGGCGGCATCGATTATATCCTGAAGCCGATTGAGCCGGATATGATTAACAGCGCGGTATCCAAGGCGGTAACCGCCTGGAGGGCCGAGGAAGCGGAACGCAGCCACCGCCAGCACCAGAGCCTCCGGCTGAATGAGATCAAGCCGATCTTCGGGGAGAAGCTGCTGTCCGCATTGATCGATGACCGGGTGAATGCCGAGGCCTCGCTGCGCCGTCTGATCCATGACGGCATCATCCCGCCGGACAGTAAGATTTCGCGCCTGCTCCTTGTGCAGACGGACAGCGGCAACAATCCGCTGCTGCGGCGCTTCGGCGGTGACAGCGAGCTGCTCTACTACGCCATCGTGAACATCTGCAACGAATTTCTGCAGCAGGGCACGGGCATAGCGTTCCGCTATTGGGGCGGGCCGCCGGAGATTGCCATTCTGCTCTGGGAGCCGCATGAATCCGTCACTTCGCTGATCAGCCGGATGAATCAGGGCATCTTCCTGACGCTGCAATTCCGCATGCATTTCGGAATCAGCACGCCGGGCGCCTTCCCCGCGCATCTGCCGGCAGGACGTGCCGAAGCCGCCGAAGCCCTGCTGCGGCGGAATCTGCTTAGGCATGAGGATTACTGCCATTTTGCGGGATCTGAAAGCAGCCGGGATGCGGGGGCGTTGTCAGGTGGGGTGACTGGCACGGGAACGGACGCGGGGCCGGGGGCGATGCTCGGCGGAAAGCAGCGCGATAAGCGGGAGAACGCAGTCCCGCTGAGCTTCGCCGATGTTCAGGAGGACTGGCGGATGGCGGTCATCAGCGGGACGCCCGAAGCCCTAAGCGCAGCGGCGCAGCATTGGACCCAGGAGCTTAGCCGCCGGGGAGTGGTTACGCCGCAGATGCTGAACGACTGGAAGGCCGATGCGCTGCTGATGCGCTCCCGTCTGGTCCGGGAAGCACTTGGCAGCCAGGCTGCTAACGTGCTGGCTGAGCTTGAGCAAGGGGACCAGCAGTACCCCTCTCCGCAGCCCAGCGGCTATTCCTTCTCCCTGTTCGCCTGGCGCGACTGGTCCCTTGCCTTCATGCAGCAGTTATCCCGGGCGCTCACGGACAGACAGCAGAAAGAGCGGAACCCGATGACGGAGATCGTAAAATACATCGAGCAGAATTACCCGTCAGATCTCTCCCTTCAGGAGGTGGCGGGCAAATTCCAGGTCAGCCGCGAGTATGTCTCACGCCGGTTCAAGCAGGAATACGGCATCAACTTCTCCGACTACATCGTCAGCGTCCGCATCGAGAAGGCCAAGCTGCTGATGCAGAATCCAGGCCTCAAGCTGGCCCAGATCTCAGAAATGGTCGGCTTCCACGACGTCAAATACTTCAGCAAAGTCTTCAAAAAGCACACCGGCCATTCGCCTAAGGACTACCGGGATCAGGCGGAGCATTAA
- a CDS encoding sensor histidine kinase, with protein sequence MKWTSIRTKLIVFLLVPTLICIMATMYVSYSHTTKSLRDRAVDENKNLLYQGYKNINSLLQEINRLSLNVYSDGDFYRLLEAGYDDLSSDIAIYNSLSYISTSLPHLSQVYLYSVKDSKATLITDNTTPKRWLAAAPYHQSSLSGSSPVSVQSTHLSNAYGLRLPLTQFIPEPVFTLHRRIERVPTSQALGYLSIDVKLAALSEIVDQLYEQDQENLYLVDSSGRLVYSQTTGLLGKPLNADWYNNQIADSTQRQGYFEQDSSVFIYQKIDSIGLGWTLVKQIPVSYLFREAKEAAAINLLLLALLLVTIIVLTILVAFRITAPIKQLTRYMNQVQTGNLNIEIRPAGNDEIGVVTEHFRSMMDTINNLILREYRLELASRTNELRALQSQINPHFLNNTLQIIGTLALELKVPQIYGLLSALAKMMRYSMYNDEKVVTVQNELDHVKAYIQLQKERFENKFSFSSEVEEPLLQALMPKMILQPIVENYFKHGFQLDRQDGYIEINVAGVTPERMEISIANNGLPIPAGRLEALRKELEQSSTAEERELLQNAGQDSPSRRDAPGAGIGLGNVLGRLRLVCGDNALLTVDNLKAGGVIIRLEIDIVVESERI encoded by the coding sequence ATGAAATGGACCAGTATCCGCACGAAGCTGATCGTCTTTCTGCTTGTGCCCACCTTAATCTGCATTATGGCTACGATGTATGTCAGCTATTCCCACACCACCAAGTCGCTGCGGGACCGGGCGGTCGATGAGAACAAGAATCTGCTCTATCAGGGCTACAAAAACATTAACAGTCTGCTGCAGGAGATCAACCGTCTGTCGCTGAACGTGTATTCGGACGGCGATTTCTACCGGCTGCTTGAAGCAGGGTACGACGATCTGTCCTCCGATATTGCCATCTATAACTCGCTCAGCTATATCTCCACCTCGCTGCCCCACCTCTCACAGGTGTACTTATACAGTGTGAAAGACTCGAAGGCTACGCTGATTACCGACAACACAACACCCAAGCGCTGGCTGGCTGCTGCACCCTACCACCAGTCCAGTCTGAGCGGAAGCTCTCCGGTAAGCGTGCAGAGTACGCATCTGAGCAATGCTTACGGGCTGAGGCTACCGTTAACACAGTTCATACCGGAGCCAGTCTTTACCCTGCACCGCAGGATTGAGCGTGTCCCTACCTCTCAGGCGTTAGGCTATTTGTCTATTGATGTCAAGCTGGCTGCCCTCAGTGAGATTGTGGACCAGCTGTACGAGCAGGATCAGGAGAATCTCTACCTGGTGGACAGCAGCGGCAGGCTGGTCTACAGCCAGACTACCGGGCTGCTCGGCAAACCGCTGAATGCCGATTGGTATAACAATCAGATTGCGGACAGCACGCAGCGGCAGGGTTATTTTGAACAGGACAGCTCCGTATTTATCTATCAAAAAATCGACAGCATCGGCCTCGGCTGGACGCTTGTCAAGCAAATTCCTGTCTCCTACCTGTTCCGCGAAGCCAAGGAGGCCGCCGCGATCAACCTGCTGCTGCTGGCGCTGCTGCTGGTGACGATCATTGTTCTGACGATCCTCGTCGCTTTCCGGATTACCGCGCCGATCAAGCAGCTGACCCGGTATATGAATCAGGTCCAGACCGGTAATCTCAACATTGAGATCCGCCCGGCAGGCAACGACGAGATCGGTGTGGTCACCGAGCATTTCCGCAGTATGATGGACACGATCAACAATCTGATCCTGCGGGAGTACAGGCTGGAGCTGGCGAGCCGGACCAATGAGCTGAGGGCGCTCCAGTCCCAGATTAACCCGCATTTTCTGAACAACACTCTCCAGATTATCGGTACGCTGGCTCTGGAGCTGAAGGTGCCGCAGATCTATGGCCTGCTCTCGGCTCTGGCCAAAATGATGCGCTACAGCATGTACAATGATGAGAAGGTGGTGACGGTCCAGAATGAGCTGGACCATGTCAAAGCGTATATCCAGCTGCAGAAGGAGCGTTTTGAGAACAAGTTCAGCTTCAGTAGTGAAGTGGAGGAGCCGCTGCTTCAGGCGCTGATGCCCAAAATGATCCTTCAGCCGATTGTGGAGAATTACTTCAAGCACGGCTTCCAGCTTGACCGGCAGGACGGATATATTGAGATTAACGTGGCCGGGGTAACCCCGGAGCGGATGGAGATCAGCATCGCCAACAATGGCCTCCCCATTCCGGCAGGCCGGCTGGAGGCGCTGCGCAAGGAGCTGGAGCAGTCCAGCACCGCTGAAGAACGGGAGCTGCTGCAGAACGCCGGACAGGACAGCCCTAGCAGACGCGATGCTCCGGGCGCGGGCATCGGCCTCGGCAATGTGCTGGGCAGGCTGCGGCTGGTCTGCGGGGATAATGCCCTGCTGACCGTGGATAATCTGAAGGCAGGCGGGGTAATCATCCGCTTGGAAATCGATATCGTAGTGGAGAGTGAACGAATATGA
- a CDS encoding sugar ABC transporter permease, whose product MRGNKLSQFGQQVFFVGPALLFFTLIMIIPFLMGMYYSFTDWNGVSGNVSWVGFENFKSIFTNDHDFWSSFWFTVRFTVLGVILTNVVGFFLAYLLTKPLKTRNMLRTIFFMPNVIGGLLLGFIWQFIFIKGFATMGDLTGLSFFNLPWLGDATTGFWAIVMVFIWQSSGYLMVIYIASLSNVSKEVLEAAEIDGASRMQVLRNIILPLIMPAVTIGLFLAISWSFKMFDLNLSLTKGGPFKSTESVAMNIYNEAFLNNRYGLGTAKALLFFLIVALITVIQVRITKSKEVEA is encoded by the coding sequence ATGCGCGGCAATAAATTGTCCCAATTCGGTCAGCAGGTATTTTTCGTTGGCCCGGCATTATTGTTTTTTACCTTGATCATGATTATTCCGTTTCTGATGGGGATGTACTACTCTTTCACGGACTGGAACGGCGTATCCGGTAATGTAAGCTGGGTCGGCTTTGAGAATTTTAAAAGTATTTTTACGAATGATCACGATTTCTGGTCATCCTTCTGGTTTACCGTGAGGTTCACCGTGCTGGGTGTGATCTTGACTAATGTAGTAGGCTTCTTCCTGGCCTATCTGTTGACCAAACCTTTGAAGACACGCAATATGCTCCGGACCATTTTTTTCATGCCGAATGTGATCGGGGGCCTGCTGCTCGGGTTCATCTGGCAGTTCATCTTCATCAAAGGCTTCGCCACTATGGGCGATCTTACCGGCCTGTCCTTCTTCAACCTTCCCTGGCTCGGGGATGCGACCACCGGCTTCTGGGCGATTGTCATGGTCTTCATCTGGCAGTCCTCCGGTTATCTGATGGTCATCTACATCGCTTCGCTCAGCAACGTCTCCAAAGAGGTGCTCGAAGCTGCCGAGATTGACGGCGCTTCCCGGATGCAGGTGTTGCGCAACATCATCCTTCCGCTGATTATGCCTGCGGTTACGATCGGACTGTTCCTGGCGATCTCCTGGTCCTTCAAGATGTTCGACCTCAACCTCTCGCTGACCAAAGGCGGGCCGTTCAAGTCTACGGAATCTGTAGCGATGAACATTTATAACGAAGCCTTCCTGAATAACCGTTATGGTCTGGGTACGGCAAAGGCGCTGTTGTTCTTCCTCATTGTAGCGCTGATCACTGTCATTCAGGTTCGTATAACGAAGAGTAAGGAGGTAGAAGCTTAA
- a CDS encoding carbohydrate ABC transporter permease produces the protein MNAKTKSRWNIGIEVMMILLALLFLSPFYFLLANSVKSFGEILSDAASWPQTFMWSNYANAWKLARFSEAFRNSLIITIISVALISLFSAMAAYRMVRANNRFNQILLLLMVAAMVVPFQTIMIPILKVVNVLGVNNSFTGLIISHLGLSIPMAIFLFHGFIKSVPLEIEEAATVDGCNPISAFFRIVLPLLKPMLMTIIVLNALGIWNDYLLPSLILQAPGLRTIPLATFSFFGQYTKQWDMALPALTIGIAPIVIFYLFMQRYIVEGIAAGSVKG, from the coding sequence ATGAATGCCAAGACCAAAAGCAGATGGAATATCGGCATTGAAGTGATGATGATCCTTCTGGCGCTTCTGTTCCTCTCTCCGTTCTACTTCCTGCTGGCGAACTCGGTGAAATCCTTCGGCGAGATTCTGAGCGACGCGGCAAGCTGGCCGCAGACCTTCATGTGGTCGAACTATGCCAATGCCTGGAAGCTGGCCCGGTTCTCCGAGGCCTTCCGCAACTCGCTGATCATTACGATCATCAGTGTAGCGCTTATCTCGCTGTTCAGCGCGATGGCGGCGTACCGCATGGTGCGTGCCAATAACCGGTTCAACCAGATTCTGCTGCTGCTGATGGTAGCGGCGATGGTGGTTCCGTTCCAGACGATTATGATTCCGATCCTGAAGGTTGTGAACGTCCTGGGCGTGAATAACTCGTTCACAGGTCTCATTATCTCCCATCTGGGGCTCAGCATTCCGATGGCGATCTTCCTGTTCCACGGCTTCATCAAATCCGTGCCGCTGGAGATTGAAGAGGCAGCTACGGTGGATGGCTGTAACCCGATCTCGGCGTTCTTCCGGATTGTATTGCCTCTCTTGAAGCCGATGCTGATGACCATTATCGTGCTGAATGCGCTGGGGATCTGGAATGACTATCTGCTGCCGTCCCTGATTCTTCAGGCACCCGGTCTGCGGACGATTCCGCTGGCGACCTTCTCCTTCTTCGGCCAGTATACGAAGCAGTGGGATATGGCGCTTCCGGCACTGACCATCGGGATTGCCCCGATTGTTATCTTCTATCTGTTCATGCAGCGTTACATTGTTGAGGGAATAGCGGCTGGCTCGGTGAAGGGTTAA
- a CDS encoding extracellular solute-binding protein, which yields MKKKHSALMMSSVMLMSVVLAACGGNADKSASNNASNGSAGNSGAVKTVKIFQFKTEIVEGLNELKVEFEKEHPNIKLDIQTVGGGADYGAALKTKFASGDAPDIFSNGGYAEMALWADKLEDLSDQPWVKDLIPLAAEPMTKDGKTYGMPMNLEGIGYVYNKDLFAKAGITETPKTISQLEEAAKKLQAIGVTPFGNAYQEWWLLGIQGISVAFAQQDNVDEFIKGLNDGTASIVGNEKFKDWSNLLNLTVKYGQKNPLTTDANTHLALFAKGETAMMQEGNWAQTLVDNITPDMNIGMFPMPINDDAAMNDKLSVGVPANLVVNKESGSKEEAKTFLNWLVTSDMGKEYIVKKWKFIPALSTIPATPEDIGLLGADVWNYVKEGKVYGLQASKFPDGVTQEFASSIQELIAGKVDEAGWEKGMQAAWDKLKK from the coding sequence ATGAAGAAGAAACATTCTGCACTGATGATGTCATCCGTAATGCTAATGTCAGTAGTGCTCGCGGCTTGTGGCGGCAATGCCGATAAGTCTGCCTCCAATAATGCTTCTAATGGAAGCGCTGGCAATAGCGGCGCTGTGAAGACCGTTAAGATTTTCCAGTTCAAAACTGAGATTGTGGAAGGCCTGAATGAGCTGAAGGTAGAATTCGAGAAGGAGCATCCTAACATCAAGCTGGATATCCAGACCGTGGGCGGCGGAGCAGACTATGGTGCAGCGCTCAAGACCAAATTCGCTTCCGGCGATGCTCCTGATATTTTCAGTAACGGCGGGTATGCCGAAATGGCACTGTGGGCTGACAAACTGGAAGACCTGTCGGACCAGCCTTGGGTGAAGGATCTGATTCCACTGGCGGCAGAGCCTATGACCAAGGACGGCAAAACCTACGGGATGCCAATGAACCTTGAAGGAATCGGTTATGTATACAACAAGGACCTGTTCGCCAAAGCCGGGATTACAGAGACGCCAAAAACCATTTCCCAGCTTGAAGAAGCAGCAAAAAAGCTACAGGCGATTGGCGTAACTCCGTTTGGCAACGCTTATCAGGAGTGGTGGCTGCTGGGGATTCAGGGGATTAGCGTAGCTTTTGCTCAGCAGGATAATGTAGATGAATTCATCAAGGGCCTGAACGACGGAACTGCATCCATTGTAGGGAATGAGAAGTTCAAGGATTGGAGCAACTTGCTGAACCTGACGGTAAAATACGGCCAGAAGAATCCGCTGACCACCGATGCCAATACTCACCTGGCACTGTTCGCCAAGGGAGAAACGGCTATGATGCAGGAAGGCAACTGGGCACAGACGCTGGTGGACAACATTACGCCGGACATGAACATCGGGATGTTCCCGATGCCCATCAACGATGATGCGGCGATGAACGATAAGCTGTCGGTGGGCGTTCCGGCGAACCTGGTAGTGAATAAGGAATCCGGCTCCAAGGAAGAAGCGAAGACGTTCCTGAACTGGCTGGTCACTTCGGATATGGGGAAAGAGTATATCGTGAAGAAATGGAAGTTCATTCCTGCACTGTCCACCATTCCGGCAACCCCTGAGGATATCGGTCTGCTGGGTGCGGATGTCTGGAATTATGTAAAAGAAGGCAAGGTATACGGGCTGCAGGCTTCCAAATTCCCTGATGGCGTTACACAGGAATTCGCCAGCTCTATTCAAGAATTGATTGCCGGCAAAGTAGATGAAGCCGGCTGGGAGAAGGGCATGCAGGCTGCCTGGGATAAGCTGAAGAAATAA
- a CDS encoding LysR family transcriptional regulator, with translation MGLLKVFQAVAEEGSISKAAQSLNYVQSNVTARIQQLEQELKTPLFYRHSRGITLTSAGRTFMEYTAKILNLLDEAKLAVLDSPVPTGSISVGSDTTAAVWLPAILSTYRGCYPDVEVHLKVGRSGELIESVLQHNVQGALMDGPVEHPELVQELLIQERIGLVIPDTMDYQGIRSVHDKTLLMLNSECLYRNRLESWLAEEGGRLGKVMEFGTMEGLLGCVKAGIGYAVLPLSYFTRMNVTEGIRIYPFPEQYAEVPTVFIRRRDLYMTSAFREFIEELKAGLPEAVSGTDRLQGSGGTVEEQAQ, from the coding sequence ATGGGTCTTCTCAAAGTGTTTCAGGCGGTTGCTGAAGAAGGAAGTATCTCAAAGGCTGCACAAAGCCTGAACTATGTGCAGTCGAATGTGACTGCAAGAATTCAACAATTGGAGCAGGAGCTGAAGACTCCGCTGTTCTACCGGCATAGCCGGGGAATAACCTTGACCTCGGCAGGACGGACGTTCATGGAGTATACGGCCAAGATTCTTAATCTGCTGGATGAAGCCAAGCTGGCGGTACTGGATTCGCCGGTTCCGACAGGCTCAATTAGCGTTGGCTCGGATACGACGGCGGCAGTATGGCTGCCTGCTATCCTGTCCACGTACCGCGGGTGCTACCCGGATGTGGAAGTTCATCTTAAGGTCGGACGGTCGGGGGAGCTTATCGAGTCGGTTCTGCAGCATAACGTGCAGGGGGCCTTGATGGACGGACCGGTGGAGCACCCGGAGCTTGTTCAGGAGCTGCTCATTCAGGAGCGGATTGGGCTGGTGATACCCGATACGATGGATTATCAGGGTATCCGCTCTGTTCATGACAAGACTCTGCTGATGCTAAATTCAGAATGTCTGTACCGGAACAGGCTGGAGAGCTGGCTGGCGGAAGAGGGCGGACGGCTGGGTAAGGTGATGGAGTTCGGGACGATGGAAGGATTGCTCGGCTGCGTAAAGGCGGGAATCGGCTATGCGGTGCTGCCGTTATCCTATTTCACCCGGATGAATGTCACTGAGGGTATCCGGATCTATCCGTTCCCCGAGCAGTATGCAGAGGTGCCGACGGTATTCATCCGGCGGCGTGACCTCTATATGACGAGTGCGTTCCGGGAGTTCATAGAAGAGCTGAAGGCAGGGTTGCCGGAAGCGGTGAGCGGTACAGACAGGCTGCAAGGCAGCGGCGGTACTGTGGAGGAACAAGCGCAGTGA
- a CDS encoding AraC family transcriptional regulator: MSLDAVRRIVFAQESGQLLPITLDSMGYNPDQEQVSRPQGYHTYHWLQTAHGSGMIHFDNKKLTLTEGSGILLMPGTPHRYEALSSETWRTYYLTFGGTSARHILDSLGMNTSLFYRWESGAPLRWMLKEMLDRHDASNDMFSLGESSDAYRFLLTLNKYGQLHNNTAISRNVDKLQPLLKWMDSHYGDPEVGLSDLASRLEVSGRYLNSLFLQTFGLSPYAYFVRLRIRKSKELLVAQPELTVKAISQLVGFRDVSHFVATFRKQSAVTPEQFRKLH, encoded by the coding sequence ATGTCACTGGATGCCGTCCGCAGAATCGTATTCGCCCAGGAGAGCGGCCAGCTGCTCCCCATCACCCTCGACAGTATGGGCTATAACCCTGATCAGGAACAAGTCTCCCGGCCGCAAGGCTATCACACCTATCACTGGCTGCAGACAGCGCATGGCAGCGGTATGATCCACTTCGACAACAAGAAGCTCACCCTCACCGAGGGCAGCGGCATTCTACTGATGCCGGGTACACCGCACCGCTATGAAGCGCTCTCCTCAGAGACTTGGCGCACCTATTATCTCACCTTCGGAGGGACCTCAGCACGGCATATTCTGGATTCGCTCGGGATGAACACCAGCCTGTTCTACCGCTGGGAGAGCGGAGCGCCGCTGCGCTGGATGCTGAAGGAGATGCTGGACCGCCACGATGCTTCGAATGACATGTTCAGTCTCGGGGAATCCAGCGATGCCTACCGGTTCCTGCTGACTCTGAACAAATACGGGCAGCTGCATAACAACACGGCGATCTCCCGCAATGTAGACAAGCTTCAGCCGCTGCTGAAATGGATGGACAGCCATTATGGCGATCCCGAGGTAGGTCTCAGTGATCTCGCTTCCCGGCTTGAGGTGTCCGGCAGATATCTGAACAGCCTGTTTCTGCAGACCTTCGGGCTCTCCCCCTATGCTTATTTCGTCCGGCTGCGCATCCGCAAGAGCAAGGAGCTGCTAGTCGCCCAGCCCGAGCTTACCGTCAAGGCCATCTCGCAGCTGGTCGGCTTCCGCGATGTCAGCCATTTCGTAGCCACCTTCCGCAAGCAGTCGGCGGTTACGCCGGAGCAGTTCAGGAAGCTGCACTGA